From a region of the Microcebus murinus isolate Inina chromosome 25, M.murinus_Inina_mat1.0, whole genome shotgun sequence genome:
- the TASOR2 gene encoding protein TASOR 2 isoform X4, with product MSTKLFTNKKKQVTILRKNFKKLTGFFCLKLKVRQNWYVSVDSVLAAVLLLLLVIQPKGKVKFVSENFTANYTRPSSGYDCHVAANTNKVSDKTSHFRAFELSQYYLYEFSGSTATERPRQICPYVIVAFQYREPKKMAAPARESILELSENVLRSPWKGKLTIQGCMLCDISLWPTYGTVLPTQLPQELDFKYVIKVSSLKKRLPEAAFRKQNYLEQKVCCQGLCFNLYEVELSNRQGEKIGKLTEYIKKNQLAIIKCLEDRGVFILLTSSALISESDFGAEQMGLHGLHLFHSPPSAGVKDLKVEDDISMKVIPILPTLNCALREAKKSLPEEATHPNTSVKRHFQELCKVDRSTPLTAAAQGGIKETAFFGKLSGGFDWAPPAEKCPSESLTQLKSYFADPSGYIFEVSTALDLLAEPPQSPCVSDGVCDAGFSLVMTPDPELLDSEAEVRKETETKKKSEEILKAKKAVVVPMSRASSLRVQPKRKASMPPVVQSKKVNLCRPLPKRTAPRADNGLDSPTTLKLVKGQFPQKRKRGAEVLTAQFVQKTKLDRKSQEGPISKEVPVTTNAKRTRKQEKSPVKTVARAKPPVKKSPQKQRVNVVRGHQKPRLRKQPQPAKRETASRLPSEISSAGQEDGISINTVLPENATVAHKDLPENSIVNYDSQALNMLADLALSSATSSTPASEPRNLPCSSELPENDVLLSKENSLRGTSDHVYHRGVKSQKGGLLPKPSSDKKSNSGSDLTISKDEESLVPYSQAPAKAQSALTEEKTDPSDASQSTFVSVEHSYALHLAEHSKRHLQQRGIPGPAFAKNGTKGPEAGTPVGKVMPFRHQQSVSPLQKLPEDPLMKRKSRLMSSSLKDFLFSHTVFSCDGSFKVTFKCETEYAFSLDSKYTNNPLEKTVVRALHGPWNTNLPDNVEEVKLLLHMWVALFYSSQNKVLRSSRKVVEHSNPAKYVSINSTFDSYELNEPEDSPCVERCSADPLSEPSEASRGPAAQVAFPDPHCLLPLIKPTPTRALALSMQNEQEEIFARECHLDTPENQTFLFSCNNEVIREKAKEDSSDKLETSNLVLSGIGSTETNRPSIPGEDETLQLLDSTRVASYNGTVTQATFTATYNGISSQPVMRQKSVYSTLENKVDILHAQVQTKSGAFQDLLQHGSPISSECQPSFEGKDDSMGYVMINLEPVTFTFDKNAYVPVQTEVVNRADKPTTFNKELIKQVSPAANLRHPVSTLEMAPTRGLRDIPSLAVSGQKGTQYLCVSSAGREMLDKETCSLQKEVPLPASSPSDGAAVMEALSLVRGSGYPVPSEEMKLSQDFLLQTQSLCGISSEEVAEPTRVDVDSSSASATLEKACSLNCTVSRSGTSDSSLGLSKHARSDLNSEIANFESFNSVFIKQTSLSVDREEVSLELSEEDSDIDLTLTISPPTSPREEMPAGEMEQIQEGPSSNLEDTAEETVEPEELPLTENREVNSAGYVSVYPAVSEPVENKKTKGDNLQPVTLILSKENCTLEIAEEINVTSDFPFNSLIEEVSPASSPDAPVPVEETRPLQAVSPCALRLHGTQYAKSNGFPHFESGDVGIAEKENSFVSPTRPVGQDNLTQVQQMQFSAEMPLMLTNHPGRKGRLTLPGNVTEEVVPGECEESLSFSEKMQCCGAELLNQPALAAEYRGDFKLSLEKPVKSGNPFQPKSIENRNLDLKHLVLGSSELPFNPRKVIEKSLGIKNNLFNRDVKTHEGSYLQSKSLNPASVDVAFATQAHMHSEIPALGSSSDRAPLTHYIRPLNVEPGFQTQEISVVKMASLLKNSETEAKLYEETVDPGTVDPQSNATSSKCEQEAIHMLQDVSQCVTKELMNGGIFPMCAGSCQDTADFSDNINKEPSASFVAEPFEPPACGVSKEHVDPERSGEGLGAEAGSETLARDAEVGMNSDMHYEPLSADSDLEPLGDCGDPKLDVEDSCTFRGGHARRKDAAEDDYDSLMNSHGSDHKDWSCSNRVPGEERDLPPRHWASGLKKEDKCVPYYIQIPDLQGIPRTYTNFTITKEFKDTTRTLHRLKRHPNFTANCGLLSSWTSTWQVADDLTQNTLDLEYLRFAHKVKETVKDGDAQPPASSASVFARESPLQIALGPFPLTKTCEAPVLRPMCRSRSPLLVTVVHSDPRQGQHGRGPTPGNLDSFSPCGHGRHLSCSPRNHAASFHLNKLKYNSNSTLKESRNDISLILSEYAEFNKVMMNSSQAVFQDKELNVASGEAMGPREMYLSCPRQSASYEDMITDLCTNLHVKLKSVMKEACKSTFLFYLVETEDKSFFVRTKNILRKGGHTDIEPEHFCQAFHREDDTLIIIIRNEDIASHLHQIPSLLKLKHFPSVIFAGVDSPGDVLNHTYQELFRAGGFVISDDEILEALTLVQLKEIVKILDKLNGNGRWKWLLHYRENKKLKEDVRVDSTAHKKNIILKSYQSANIIELLHYHQCDSRSSTKADILKCLINLQIQHIDARFAVFLTDKPTISREVFENSGILVTDVNNFIENIQEVAAPFRSSYW from the exons atGAG TACAAAGCTTTTTACcaacaaaaaaaagcaagtaactaTACTCAGGAAGAACTTCAAGAAACTTACGGGTTTCTTCTGTTTGAAACTGAAAGTCAG GCAAAACTGGTATGTCAGCGTGGACTCCGTGTTGGCAGCAGTGCTATTACTACTCTTGGTGATCCAGCCAAAG gGAAAAGTCAAGTTTGTATCTGAGAATTTCACAGCTAACTATACTAGGCCATCTTCTGGCTATGATTGCCACGTGGCTGCAAATACTAACAAGGTTTCTGACAAGACCAGTCATTTTCGTGCCTTTGAACTGAGTCAG tattACCTTTATGAATTCTCGGGCAGCACTGCTACTGAGCGGCCTAGACAGATCTGTCCATATGTGATTGTGGCTTTTCAATACAGGGAGCCCAAAAAGATGGCAGCACCAGCTCGTGAGAGCAT aCTTGAACTGAGTGAAAATG TTCTCAGATCTCCATGGAAAGGGAAATTAACTATTCAAGGCTGTATGCTATGTGATATAAGTCTATGGCCCACTTACGGTACAGTGCTCCCAACACAGCT acCACAGGAACTAGATTTTAAGTATGTAATAAAAGTGTCTTCCTTGAAAAAACGACTGCCAGAAGCTGCCTTTAGAAAACAGAATTACTTGGAACAAAAAG TCTGTTGCCAGGGTTTGTGCTTCAATCTGTATGAGGTGGAACTGTCAAACagacaaggggaaaaaataggGAAACTAacagaatacattaaaaagaacCAATTg GCAATCATCAAATGCTTAGAAGATCGGGGGGTTTTCATTTTACTTACATCATCAGCCTTAATATCAGAATCAG ATTTTGGAGCTGAGCAGATGGGTCTGCACGGGCTGCATTTGTTCCACTCGCCCCCATCAgcag GGGTGAAAGATTTGAAAGTCGAAGATGACATCTCAATGAAAGTGATACCTATTTTACCCACCCTTAATTGTGCCCTGCGAGAAGCAAAGAAATCACTTCCTGAAGAAGCAACCCATCCGAACACATCAGTAAAGCGTCATTTCCAAGAACTGTGCAAGGTGGACAGAAGCACCCCCCTGACGGCTGCTGCTCAGGGTGGCATCAAAGAGACTGCGTTCTTTGGGAAACTGTCCGGTGGCTTTGACTGGGCTCCTCCAGCTGAAAAGTGTCCTTCAGAGTCTTTAACTCAGCTGAAGTCTTATTTTGCAGATCCTAGTGGTTATATTTTTGAAGTGTCTACTGCTTTGGATTTGTTAGCAGAGCCTCCCCAGTCTCCTTGTGTTTCGGATGGCGTTTGTGATGCTGGGTTTTCTTTAGTTATGACTCCAGACCCTGAACTTCTTGACTCGGAGGCAGaagtaagaaaagaaactgagacaaaaaagaaatctgaagaaattCTGAAAGCAAAGAAGGCGGTTGTGGTTCCGATGAGTCGAGCATCAAGTCTGAGGGTGCAGCCTAAGAGAAAGGCCAGCATGCCCCCCGTGGTGCAGAGCAAAAAGGTGAACCTGTGCCGCCCCCTTCCCAAAAGAACTGCCCCCAGAGCAGACAATGGCTTGGATTCTCCAACAACTCTTAAGTTAGTTAAAGGCCAGTttcctcagaaaagaaaaagag GTGCGGAAGTGCTGACTGCACAGTTTGTACAGAAAACCAAACTGGATAGGAAAAGCCAAGAAGGTCCTATTTCTAAAGAGGTTCCAGTGACAACGAATGCTAAAAGAACAAGGAAACAAGAGAAATCTCCAGTCAAAACTGTTGCAAGGGCTAAGCCACCTGTGAAGAAATCTCCACAAAAACAGAGGGTAAACGTAGTAAGAGGCCATCAGAAGCCCAGACTCAGAAAGCAGCCACAGCCTG CCAAAAGAGAAACTGCTTCACGGCTTCCATCAGAAATTTCATCAGCTGGCCAGGAAGATGGTATTAGCATAAACACAGTTCTACCAGAAAATGCCACAGTGGCTCACAAAGATCTCCCTGAAAACTCCATTGTCAACTATGACTCCCAGGCCCTAAATATGTTAGCTGATCTAGCGTTAAGCTCTGCTACCTCTTCTACACCAGCATCTGAGCCCAGAAACCTTCCCTGCTCCTCTGAATTGCCAGAAAATGATGTTTTGCTCTCTAAAGAAAATTCTTTGCGAGGTACATCTGACCATGTATATCATAGGGGCGTTAAAAGTCAAAAAGGAGGATTATTACCTAAACCATCCTCGGATAAGAAGAGTAATTCTGGGTCAGACTTAACTATTAGCAAAGACGAAGAGAGCTTGGTTCCTTATAGCCAGGCCCCTGCCAAAGCCCAGTCAGCACTTACTGAGGAAAAAACAGACCCCTCAGATGCAAGCCAAAGCACTTTTGTCTCTGTGGAACACTCATATGCCCTGCACCTTGCAGAACATTCAAAGAGACATCTACAGCAGAGAGGGATCCCAGGCCCTGCCTTTGCCAAGAATGGGACAAAAGGCCCTGAAGCAGGGACCCCGGTGGGGAAAGTCATGCCGTTCCGGCATCAGCAGAGCGTCTCCCCTCTGCAGAAGCTTCCTGAAGATCCGCTGATGAAGCGCAAAAGCCGACTGATGTCTTCTAGcctgaaagattttcttttctctcacacCGTGTTTAGCTGTGATGGCTCCTTCAAGGTCACTTTCAAATGTGAAACAGAATATGCATTCAGCTTAGATAGCAAATACACCAACAACCCACTAGAGAAAACCGTAGTAAGAGCGTTACATGG GCCCTGGAACACCAACTTGCCTGACAATGTGGAAGAAGTGAAGCTTTTACTTCATATGTGGGTAGCTCTGTTTTACAGCAGTCAGAACAAGGTCCTACGATCATCCCGAAAAGTGGTGGAACACAGCAACCCTGCAAAATACGTGTCTATAAACAGCACGTTCGACTCTTATGAGCTCAACGAACCAGAGGATTCCCCTTGTGTGGAGAGATGTTCTGCAGACCCTCTGTCAGAGCCTAGCGAAGCTTCCAGGGGTCCTGCTGCCCAAGTGGCCTTCCCCGACCCACACTGCCTGCTTCCTCTCATCAAGCCAACACCCACCAGGGCCTTGGCACTCTCCATGCAGAACGAACAGGAAGAAATTTTTGCAAGAGAGTGTCATCTCGATACCCCGGAAAACCAgactttcctcttttcttgtaATAATGAG GTAATTAGGGAAAAAGCTAAAGAAGACTCATCAGATAAACTAGAGACTTCTAATCTTGTGCTTTCTGGTATTGGAAGTACTGAAACTAACAGACcttctattcctggtgaagatgaaACCCTTCAGCTGTTAGACAGCACAAGGGTGGCTTCTTACAATGGTACTGTCACTCAAGCCACATTCACTGCGACTTACAATGGGATCAGCAGCCAGCCGGTTATGCGTCAGAAGTCTGTGTACAGCACCCTTGAAAACAAAGTTGATATTCTTCATGCACAAGTACAGACAAAATCAGGTGCTTTTCAGGACCTTCTCCAGCATGGCAGCCCCATAAGCAGTGAGTGCCAGCCTTCCTTTGAAGGGAAGGATGACAGTATGGGGTACGTAATGATTAATCTGGAACCCGTTACTTTCACTTTTGACAAAAATGCCTATGTACCGGTACAGACAGAAGTAGTAAATAGAGCTGATAAACCTACCACCTTTAATAAGGAGTTGATTAAACAAGTCTCACCTGCTGCAAATCTTAGACATCCTGTATCCACATTGGAAATGGCACCGACACGAGGTCTCAGGGACATTCCATCTCTAGCAGTATCAGGACAGAAGGGCACTCAGTACCTTTGTGTCTCCTCAGCAGGTCGAGAGATGCTTGATAAAGAAACGTGTTCCTTACAGAAAGAGGTGCCTCTTCCAGCCTCATCGCCCTCGGACGGTGCAGCGGTGATGGAGGCGTTATCGTTAGTTAGAGGCTCTGGTTATCCGGTACCCAGTGAAGAAATGAAGCTCTCTCAAGACTTCCTTCTGCAGACTCAGAGTCTCTGTGGCATATCTTCAGAAGAGGTGGCGGAGCCGACGCGGGTTGACGTAGACTCATCGTCAGCCTCCGCCACCTTGGAAAAGGCGTGTTCACTTAATTGCACTGTGTCAAGAAGTGGGACATCAGACAGCTCTTTAGGACTAAGCAAGCATGCCAGGAGTGATCTAAACAGTGAAATTGCGAATTTTGAGTCATTTAACTCAGTATTTATCAAACAAACCAGCCTGTCTGTGGATAGAGAGGAGGTCAGCCTAGAGTTATCAGAGGAAGATTCCGATATCGACTTGACTCTGACAATATCACCACCTACAAGTCCCAGAGAAGAAATGCCAGCTGGTGAGATGGAGCAAATTCAGGAGGGCCCATCATCAAATTTAGAGGATACAGCTGAAGAAACAGTTGAGCCAGAAGAGCTGCCTCTCACAGAAAACAGAGAAGTGAACTCAGCTGGTTATGTGTCTGTGTATCCTGCAGTATCAGAACCAGTtgaaaataagaagacaaaagGTGATAATTTGCAACCAGTTACTTTAATACTTTCTAAGGAAAACTGCACACTTGAGATTGCAGAGGAAATTAACGTGACTTCTGACTTTCCCTTTAATTCTCTAATTGAGGAAGTGTCACCAGCTTCCAGTCCTGACGCCCCTGTACCAGTTGAAGAGACGAGACCACTTCAGGCTGTGTCTCCATGTGCTTTAAGACTTCATGGTACACAGTATGCAAAGAGTAATGGATTCCCCCATTTTGAGTCGGGAGATGTAGGcatagcagaaaaagaaaactcttttgtCAGTCCTACCCGTCCAGTGGGACAAGATAACTTAACTCAGGTACAACAAATGCAGTTCTCTGCTGAAATGCCTCTAATGTTAACTAACCATCCAGGAAGAAAAGGTAGACTAACCCTTCCTGGTAATGTAACTGAGGAAGTCGTCCCAGGTGAGTGTGAGGAGAGTTTATCTTTCTCAGAAAAGATGCAGTGCTGTGGTGCAGAGTTATTAAACCAACCTGCCTTAGCTGCTGAATACAGAGGTGACTTCAAACTGTCTCTCGAAAAACCGGTGAAATCGGGAAATCCGTTCCAGCCAAAAAGTATAGAGAACAGAAATTTGGACTTAAAACATCTTGTCTTGGGGTCCAGTGAACTTCCATTTAATCCTAGAAAGGTTATTGAAAAGTCTTTGGGCATTAAAAACAATCTCTTTAACAGGGATGTGAAAACACACGAAGGCAGTTACCTGCAGAGTAAGTCCTTGAACCCCGCCTCAGTCGATGTAGCTTTCGctacacaggcacacatgcactCAGAGATCCCAGCACTTGGTTCTTCCTCAGATCGTGCTCCATTGACCCATTATATAAGACCACTGAATGTAGAGCCAGGGTTTCAAACCCAGGAAATATCAGTAGTCAAAATGGCCAGTTTGCTTAAGAACAGTGAAACTGAAGCAAAGTTATATGAAGAAACCGTAGATCCAGGCACCGTTGACCCTCAATCGAACGCCACATCTTCAAAATGCGAACAAGAAGCAATCCACATGTTGCAGGATGTGTCACAGTGTGTAACAAAGGAGCTGATGAATGGTGGCATTTTCCCCATGTGTGCTGGTTCTTGCCAAGATACAGCAGACTTCAGTGACAATATTAATAAAGAGCCTTCTGCTTCCTTTGTTGCAGAGCCCTTTGAGCCTCCTGCTTGTGGAGTCTCTAAAGAGCACGTGGACCCTGAGAGGTCTGGTGAGGGGCTCGGGGCTGAGGCTGGGTCTGAAACCCTGGCCAGGGACGCAGAGGTCGGCATGAATTCAGACATGCATTATGAACCACTTTCTGCAGACTCTGATCTAGAACCTCTTGGTGACTGTGGAGATCCCAAATTAGACGTGGAAGACTCTTGCACCTTTAGAGGCGGTCACGCCAGGAGAAAAGATGCTGCCGAAGATGACTATGACTCTCTGATGAACTCTCATGGTAGTGATCACAAAGACTGGAGCTGCTCTAACCGGGTTCCAGGTGAGGAGAGGGACCTTCCTCCCAGGCACTGGGCCAGTGGATTAAAGAAGGAAGATAAGTGCGTGCCCTATTATATCCAAATCCCGGATCTCCAAGGAATCCCCAGAACTTACACCAACTTTACTATAACGAAAGAGTTCAAAGATACCACAAGAACTTTACACCGCCTGAAGAGGCACCCGAATTTCACTGCAAACTGTGGCCTGCTCAGCTCCTGGACAAGCACTTGGCAGGTGGCAGACGACCTAACCCAGAACACGTTAGACCTGGAGTACCTGCGTTTTGCACACAAGGTAAAAGAAACTGTGAAGGACGGGGACGCgcagcctcctgcctcctccgCTAGCGTCTTTGCAAGGGAGTCACCTCTGCAAATCGCCCTTGGACCCTTCCCCTTGACAAAAACGTGTGAGGCCCCCGTCCTGCGCCCTATGTGCAGGAGCAGAAGCCCCCTTCTGGTGACAGTTGTGCACTCAGACCCCAGACAGGGTCAGCATGGGAGAGGCCCCACGCCTGGCAATCTGGACAGCTTTTCCCCTTGTGGCCACGGTAGACATCTTTCCTGTTCTCCAAGAAACCACGCTGCCTCGTTCCACCTCAACAAACTGAAGTACAACAGCAACAGTACTTTGAAAGAATCTCGAAATGATATTTCACTTATTCTCAGTGAATATGCTGAGTTCAACAAGGTGATGATGAATAGCAGCCAGGCAGTCTTCCAAGATAAAGAATTAAACGTGGCTTCTGGAGAAGCCATGGGGCCTCGAGAGATGTATCTGTCTTGCCCGAGACAGTCGGCCTCCTACGAAGACATGATCACAGACCTGTGCACCAACCTGCACGTCAAACTGAAAAGTGTCATGAAAGAGGCTTGTAAAAGCACCTTCCTGTTCTACCTTGTTGAAACAGAAGACAAATCATTCTTTGTAAGAACAAAG AACATTCTGAGGAAGGGGGGCCATACAGACATCGAACCTGAGCACTTCTGTCAAGCTTTTCACAGAGAGGATGACACACTAATAATCATCATCAGAAATGAAGATATAGCATCACATTTGCATCAA ATTCCGTCGTTGCTGAAGCTGAAGCATTTCCCCAGCGTCATCTTTGCTGGCGTCGACAGCCCCGGCGACGTTCTCAATCACACCTACCAAGAGCTGTTCCGTGCGGGAGGCTTTGTGATATCAGACGACGAGATACTAGAAGCCCTAACCTTAG TTCAGCTGAAGGAAATTGTGAAAATCCTGGACAAACTAAACGGAAATGGAAGATGGAAGTGGTTGCTTCACTACAGGGAAAACAAAAAGCTGAAGGAAGATGTGCG